The window CAGGTAGGGCTGTTGCCACGCGTGCACGGGAGCGGCCTCTTTAACCGCGGGCTGACCCAGGTGTTGACCATCGCTACCCTGGGCACACCCAGTGAGGCGCAAACCCTTGACACCCTCAGCCCTGAGGAGACCAAGCGCTATCTCCACCATTACAACTTCCCGCCCTACTCCACCGGCGAGGTTTGGCCACTGCGAGGGCCTAAACGGCGCGAGATCGGTCACGGTGCCCTGGCCGAGCGCGCGCTGCTGCCGATGATCCCCCCCGAGGATCAGTTCCCATATACGATCCGGCTCGTCTCTGAGGTCCTCTCCTCGAACGGTTCCACCTCGATGGCCTCTGTATGCGCCAGCACATTGGCGCTGATGGACGCCGGTGTCCCTATTAAAGCACCCGTGGCAGGGGTGGCGATGGGGCTCATCACCGACGAGAATGGCCGTTACGCGATCCTGACTGACATTCAGGGGATCGAGGACGCCATGGGCGACATGGACTTCAAGGTCGCCGGCACCGCACGCGGCATCACTGCGCTTCAGATGGACATCAAGATCAAAGGGCTGTCCTACGAGATCCTAGAGCAGGCGCTGCGGCAGGCGCGGGAAGGGCGGCTCTTCATCCTGGACAAGATGCTGCAGGTGATCCCAGAGCCACGCAAGCAGCTCTCCAAGTATGCGCCGCGCATCATCACGATCCACATTGACCCCGAAAAGATCGGCAAGGTGATCGGCCCAGGGGGCAAGGTCATCCGCAAGATCCAGGAAGAGTACGACGTCAAGGTAGACATCGAAGAGGATGGCACTGTCTTCATTGCGGCGACCGACCAGATGGCCAGCGAATCGGCGGTGCGCGAGATCGAATTGCTAACCGAAGAGGTAGAGGTTGGAAAGATCTACACAGGCCGCGTCGTGCGAACTGAGCCATATGGCGCCTTTGTGGAGATCCTGCCGGGCGTGGATGGTATGGTACACATTTCCCAGCTGGCCGATTACCGAGCTCCCTCCGTCGAAGACGTGGTGAAAGTGGGTGATGAGATCATGGTTATGGTGGTGGACATTGATTCGACAGGCAAGATCCGGCTCTCGCGCCAGGCGGTTTTGGAGGGATGGTCACCCGAAGAGGCGCGCGAGCGGGATCGGGGTATTGCTCGTGGTAGCCGGCCCAGCAGCGTCCGTGTCTCAGCCGGGCGTTCCAGCGGACGTGCCAGCGGGAGCAGCCGTCCGGCTAATACTGACAGCGATCGCAGCCGCTCTCGTCGCCGATAGCGCCCTCGACAGGGATGCGATTCTAACAGCCTGGGCGTCACTAGAGGGCGCCCTGGCTGTTTATTTCAGAGGAGCGCCCGGATAGGGGCATGTTGGTGAGGGTGGGAATGTCCGAAGCTTATAATCCATTGCCAACGCCTTCTCCATCACAGCCAGCTTCCCGGCCAAGATTAGGAGCTCGTATGATGACGATAGCGCGGGAGGTCGCGGAGACGGTGATCCCGGCCGTCCTCATCGCGCTGATCATCCAGATCTTCTTAGCCCAAGCCACGCGCGTCTATGGGCAAAGCATGGAGCCCAACCTGCACACGGACCAGCGCCTAGTCGTGGAAAAGCTCTCCTATCGGTTTCATGCGCCGCGACGCGGCGATATCGTCGTGATCCGCTTGCCTAACCAGAGCAATGAACTACTCATCAAGCGCGTGATTGGGCTGCCAGGTGAGACGGTGGAAATTCGTCAGGGAGTGGTCTATATTAACGGCAAGCCCCTGGATGAGCCATATGTGACCTATCGGTCGCACGAGACGCTGGCGCCCCGCGTGATCCCACCGCTGAGCGTGTTCGTATTGGGGGATAACCGGTCAGCCTCCAACGATTCGCGGGTGTTTGGCCCCGTGCATCGGGACAACATCGTCGGCCGAGCCTGGTTTTCCTACTGGCCTCCCTCGCTGATCGGGTGGGTAGAGTGACCCTCTCCCCGGTTATATCATGTCACCCCGATGGAGTCCACTGACCAAACAGATCGTGACAATCAGTGGCCTCGTGGGCCTGATCTGGCTGATCTCACGGTTTAGCCAGATCCTAGGCCCTCTAATGATGGCGATCATCCTTGCGTACTTCCTCAACATTCCAGTCCGCTGGCTGGTACGACGCACCGGATGGCCGCGCACTGGCGTTGTCATCGGCGTTTACATAGCCTTCCTGTTGCTGCTGATCCTGGCACCAGCACTCCTGACGCCTCGAGTGGTCACGCTGGTGCGCTCGCTGGCAGGCCTGGTAGCTCAATTGGCTCAGGAATTGGGGCGGCTTTCACTCCAGCCGATCCAGGTGATGCCAGGGGTGCAGGTGGAATTCGCTAGGCTGTACGAGCAGCTTAGCGGTGCAATCCAAGCGCTCCTGTCGCCGGCTGCGACGGGCGCGCTCAGCCTGGTATTCACCATCGCGTCAAGCTTGCTATGGTTGGGCTTTGTGCTGGTCGTCTCCTTCTGGTTGGTGAAGGACTATCCACTGCTCATCCGCTATGTCACCGATCGCATCCCCTCGGAATATCGCGGCGAGCTAGTAAGGCTCGGCCGCGAGTTGGTGATGGTTTGGGACGGGTTTGTGCGTGGGCAGCTCAGCGTGGGCATCGTGGTGGGGCTGTTCCTGGCCGTGGTGCTCTCACTGATCGGGATGCCTAACGGGGTCGCGTTAGGCCTCTTCGCCGGCTTGATGGAGCTGGTTCCCACCATCGGCCCCACTGTGGCCGGCGTGTTAGCAACGCTGGCCGCTTTTTTTCTGGGTTCTACTTATCTGCCTTTGAACAACACCTGGTTCGCCCTCCTAGTAGCGCTGATCTTCATCCTGACCTTTCAGCTAGACAGCGTCTTCCTGATCCCGCGTTTCGTGGGACGGCGCGTGCGCCTACATCCATTGGTGGTTTTCATTGGCCTGATCGCCGGAGCGCAGGTGGCCGGCGTATTGGGCATCCTGCTGGCCTCGCCAACGATCGCCTCGCTGCGCGTGATCGTCAGTTACGTGATAGCTAAGCTGCTGGACCGGGAACCGTTCGAGCCGTTGCCCTCGCCGCCCGATCTGGCGGCCCAATGGCGTGAGCTGCTGCGCGAGCGGGGCATTGAAGTCCTGCTATTCGACTTGGATGGGACGCTTGTGGAAACGGATGACGTGGTCGTACGCACGTGGGCAAGGCGTGTGGCGCCCCTCAAGCGGATGATCCCGGCGCTGGAGCCGGAGCGGGCTGTGCGTTGGATCGTGGGACGCCTGGAGGGGCCGGCGAGCCTTGCCCTTTTGGTGCTAGACCGCCTGGCCTGGGATGAGCAGGCGTTGGATTGGGCGGAATGGCTTACCCGCCAGCTCGCGCGCCGACCTCCAGAAGCGCTAGTAGCCGTGCCCGGCGCTGTTGAGACGATCCGCCATCTCCGGACACGCTACCGGCTGGGGATCGTGACCACACGCCGGCTGGCCGATGTAAAGCAATTCCTTCGCCAAGAAGGGCTAGAGGAGTGCTTCGAGGTCATCGTCGCCCGAGATACCTACCCGCTGCTGAAACCCCATCCTGGTCCAGTGTTGCACGCGGCCCAGATGCTTGGGGTGAAAGCAGAGCGATGCGCCCTGGTGGGCGACACCATGATGGACATAGCGGCAGCCCAGGCGGCTGGCGCGGTATCCATCGGAGTTCTCTCTGGCTTCGGCCAGCGCGACGATCTGGCGCAGGCTGATCTGGTGGTGGACTCGGTGTTTGATCTGCTCGATTGGATGTTTATGGACGGCGCTCAGGTGTCAGCTCGCCCCCACAGCCCGGAGGGCGCTAATGGCCTGCTCTCGTGAGACGCCGTCAGCGATCACGACGCGTCCGATCTCCTCGGGGATGACGAAGCGCAATTGTCCGGCGGCGCGCTTTTTGTCCGTGCCCATGGCCTGGTAGAGCGCTTCGGCGCTATACCCCTCAATCCGCACGGGCAACCCCAGACGATCCAACAGATCAATCAGCCGATTGGCAGTTTGAACCTCGCAACGGCCCAGATGGACCGCCAAGCGAGCGGCGGCGGCCATCCCGATGCTCACCGCCTCGCCATGACGCATTCGATAACCTGAGAGCTGCTCCAGGGCGTGACCGAAGGTGTGACCCAAGTTGAGCACGGCCCGCCGACCCTGCTCAAAGGGATCCTCCTCCACCACTTCGATCTTCACCCGTACCGCGTCTGCGATCAGCGCGGTGAGGGAGGTTGGTCCCGTCCGCTCCTCCATCTGGCGGAACAGCTCAGGCGCGCCGATAACGCTGTGCTTGACCACCTCGGCTAGACCGGCCCGGAACTCCTCTGATGGCAACGTGCTCAACGTTAACGGATCCATCAGCACCATCTCTGGCTGCTTGAAGGCACCCACCAGGTTCTTGCCTTCGGGCAGGTCCACCCCTACTTTACCTCCCACTGAGGCATCCACCATGCTGAGCAACGTGGTGGGTATTTGCACGAAGGGCACACCGCGCAGGAAGGTGGCAGCGACAAAGCCAGCAATGTCGCCTACCACTCCACCACCCAGGGCGATCACCGCACTGCGACGATCTAGGCCCGCGGCGAGCAGCCGGTGATACAGAAAGCGCACGGTGTCCAGCGTCTTATGCTCTTCTCCTGCGGGGATTTCGACGACGGTAGGGCAGAATCCCGCCGCCTCCAGCGCGCGCGTCAGGAGGCCAGCCCAATGCTGGCCGATGACCGGATGCGTGATGATGGCCACGGGGGAAGGGGCCAGCCGGCGGGCGAGCAGCTCGCCGGCCCTGGAGAGGATGCCCTCGCCCAGGACGATGTCATAGGAGTGATCGCCAGGGGCGTGGACGGGCAATCGGCGCGCCTCTGTCAGCCCCCAGAGGAGCGCCAGCGCCCGCTCGACGGCCTCGGCCAAGGTGAGCTCGCTGGTGTCGAGCTGGAGCTGGATGGAGTTATAAGCCGCTGCGCGCTCGTCCAATAAGGCCTCGATGCGGGCGCGGCGATCGGTGCCATCCAGCTTGGGCCGGTTAGCACTGGCCCCCACGCGAGCCATGATCACGTCAGGGCTGGCGCGCAGGCAGATGATGTCGCCTGTGGCGCCTAACAGAGCCCGGTTCTCGGCGCTGACTAGCGCACCGCCGCCCGTAGCGATGACCAGCCCAGAGCGCGCGGCCAGCTCACGGCATAGCTCCCGTTCCATGGCTCGAAAAGCTTCCTCTCCCTGCTCTTGAAAGATCTGCGGGATGCTCCGGCCGGTGCGCTCCTCGATGACGGCATCCATGTCCACAAACTCGCGGCGTAGCCGCTTCGCCATAAGTCGGCCAATGGAAGTTTTCCCTGTCCCCATGAAGCCGGTCAGGATGATGTTTCGCTCCTCACTTTGACGAATTTGCATAAACCTCACCCCGTTTCCCGCAGAAACCGTGCTCTACTTTACTCAATCGAAGTCCGTCGGCCAATCAGGGTGGCGATAATGCTCAAAGAGCCGGTGGATCTGCGCTGGCGTGACGCGCCCCATGGAGAGCTCCGGGAGTGCCTCTTCTGGAAAGAAGCCCACGCCGTCCGTCTCCGCGCTCAACGTCGGCTCGCCACCCAATAATTCGCATCGGAAGAACAGCTTGTAGATATGAAAGGGATGTGGCGGATGGTCGTGTTTGTTCCGATCATAGAGGGCCAGCAGCTTGACCGCGCGCGTGCGATAGCCTGACTCCTCGAACACTTCACGTTCTACCGCCTCGCTGGGGGACTCGCCGACATCCACCCAGCCGCCCGGCAGCGTCCAGCGGCCATCTACCCGCTCCTTGACCAGCAAGATGGCGTCGTCGCGAAACACGGCCCCGCGCACGTCTACCTTGGGCGTGGCATGTCCCTCCTCACAGGCGAACAGGGCGCGCAAACCTTCCAGGCTGGCATCCGAGTGGGCAGCCATGATCTCGATGGCGATCTCGCGTATAGCCTCGTATCGTTCGATCTCGAACGGGCTTTGCGCGTAATGGAGACCACTCTGCGCAAGGGCTTGCAATTTTTGAGCCCATTCCAGCCATTTAGGGATCATTTGAGTAAACCGAGTAACCAAATCGCCAGGCCTCGTTGTCCATCACCAGATCCTCAAGCCGGGCCTGACGCAGCGCTTGAAAGCGCGGCCGCATCTCGTCTAGGCTATCCCCTCCCAGCTTCTCGATCAGCGCGTCAGCCAGGACAAAACAGGTCATAGCCTCCAGGATCACGCCAGCCCGGGGCACTGCGCAGAAGTCCGACCGCTCGTAGTCTGTTGTGGATGGCTGCCCGCTAGCCAGGTCCACTGAGCGTAACGGGGTCAACGTGGTGGCGATCGGCTTCATCGCGACGCGGGCGACGATGGGCTCGCCCGTGGTGATCCCTCCTTCAAAGCCTCCGGCACGGTTAGTCCGTCGCACCAGTCGTCCGTTCTCTAGGAAGATTTCATCATGCACCTGAGTACCTGACAGCCGCGCATTGGCAAAGGCGGGCCCGATCTCTACCCCTTTCATGGCATGCACCGAGATCAGGGCGCCCGCCAGCCGGCCATCCAGCCGCCGATCCCAATGGACATGAGAGCCCAGACCGGGAGGAACCCCCAGCGCTACGACCTCGATCACGCCGCCCAGCGTATCTCGTTCCATCATCGCCTGGCGGATGCGCTCGCGTACGGCCTCAACCCGTTCCGGGTGCGCGACGCGGACATCGTTTGTTTCGGCCATAGCGAGCCGCTCAGGGTACGGCATGTCAGGCGGAGGCGTTGCGTCTACACCGCCGATCTCGATCACATACGAGCCGACGGCGATGCCGAACTCGGCCAGCAGACGACGACACACCGCGCCTACCGCTACACGGGCGGCGGTCTCACGGGCGCTGGCCCGCTCTAACGCCAGCCGCAGCTCGCGATAGCCGTACTTGATGGCGCCGGTCAGGTCCGCATGACCAGGCCGGGGGATGGTCATCGGCTCGATCAGCCGATCTTTCCACTTGGCATAATCTAGGTTCTGGATGCGAAACGCGATCGGACCTCCGGTGGTGCGCCCGGCCATCACCCCTGCGGAGATCTCCACCGCATCCTGCTCGATCTTCATGCGTCCTCCTGACCCATAGCCTGCCTGACGGCGGGCCAGGTCACGGTTGATGTCGTCAGGTGAGAGGGGCAGGCCGGCCGGCATCCCTTCGAGGATCGCTGTCAAATACGGCCCGTGGGATTCCCCAGCGGTTAGAAAGCGCAACATCAGCATACCAAAAATTACATAAGCGGTTTGTCAGGTAGAAGACCTATCCTCGGCGGATGGAGGCGTTGTCTCCATGGGCGGCTCCTTCTTCAGTAGGTGGCTCAGCTCCTGATTCAGAGCCCGCAGGCCGGTCAGGAGCGCTCCACGGACCTCCTGCACCACAGGGGTCTTCTCCACTGAGGCGACAATCTTCTGCGCCTGCTCAGGGATGCCTTCCGCCTCCAGGCGTTCTTTAGCCGCTTGCAGGGCCTCGTCCACTTGTTCGCCCAGCGTACGCAACCCCTCGCGCACCTCTTGCTCTAGCTTCTGGCGCTCTGGGCTTTCCCAGGCCGCCTTCAGCGCTCTCCCAAGCTGCCGACCAAGCTGCTTAAGCTCCTCGACTACCTCTTGTGTGGAAGCTGAAGGCTTCGGCTCTAGTGGCTCACTCATGGTATCCTCCGTATGAGCGATTACTAACACTTTACCTTTACTTTTCCATTCATGCAAGCTGCGCGTTAGCGCACCATGACTGGCGTGTCCGATAGCACGATCCGATCGCCCAATGGCTCCCCTGTCGCATCCCGAATGGGAAGGCGAGCATTAGTCGCCGGCAGATACATCCCCACCTCCAGCAAGTGAGGCCCTGGGGTGGCATCGGCTGCCAGGGTCAGCACATGCCGATCCACCAGATACTCGCCGACCAGCCAGCCCGTAGTGGGATACATGCCATTGCCTGGAGGCGCGTCCATTTGCCCACGGAAACGGCCGGCTGCGTCCAGCAGATGGACGAACACGGTATACTCGGCATCGGCCGAGCCTATGGCCTGCCAGTAGAGTGTAAGGACGATCTGCCCGCCCGGCGTCGCGTGCCCCGCTTCCAGATCGTAGCCGATCAGCCGGGCAAAGGAGCCGACCTGCACATCCAACAGATGTTGTGGGGATGGCCGGGCATACTCATGCGATCGCCCGCGCACGAGAGCCTTCCCTAAAACCAGATGGTCCGACGCTTGGCGCAGTGATAACCTTGGGCGCGCGAGCGAGAGCCGGGAACGATCAGACAAGCGAAACATCCCAGCGATCAACCGGTGCGAGCCATCGGGCACCGTCGCCGGCAGTCGTAGCTCCACAGGCTGCCGGATGAGCGTCCCGCGCTGCCATTCGTAGGTGGGGAAAGCGTGGGCCGGCGGCCCCTCCCACGCAGCCAGAAGCCTTTGCTGGTCGTCCAGGAGTTGAACGAAGGCTAGATACTCCTGATCCACATCCCGTTGAGCCTGCCAGAACAGGTTCACTGGGATGGTCCGCCCCGGCTCAAATGGCCCTTGGCCTAGCGTGTACCCTAAAAAGCGTATGCCCCCGTCGAGGTCAATAGCTCGGCGTATGGCGATAGGCAGATGGCGAGGGTCGAGTGGTCGGTCAGGCGGCCACACATCCACCTGGCCGAGCGCGAGTTCGATACCCTGGGTGCGGCCATCGGGCCCGATGAGGTCCAGTGCCTGTCCACCTTCCGGAGTGTATACCTTAAGCCATACTGTGTAACGGCCGGGCGGAGTGCCAGCCGGCACCATCAGGCCATGCCGGTCCCAGATGCGCTGCCCAGGCTGAGCTAGCTCGAACGGCTGGCTGCCGCCTATCGGCTGGCTATCACGCTGGCTCCACGTGCGTCCGAACTCGTCGGCCAGACGTAATCCCACCTGCAACCCCTTCGGCACCTGGCCGATCACCTCCCACTCGAGATCTACACGGATCACGTCGTATTCCGGCTGCAACCGTAACGGATCCTGGGCCAACTCTGGGCGAGTGGGGTCACGGGGGATATTGGGGGCGACCACGCTGCGATGGAGGCGCAGCACACGGCCGAACTCGGCAGGCGCGTTCCCCTGAGGGCCAGCGATGCCAGGGCTGGCTGCAGGGGTGAACAGCGTCAGCCGCGTATTTGGCCCATACCAGACATTGGCCGTTGGATAGACGTCCGCCCGCCCCAATAGGTACGATTCTATGTGGGTCTCTAGCACACCTCCCA is drawn from Anaerolineae bacterium and contains these coding sequences:
- the aroC gene encoding chorismate synthase; the encoded protein is MRFLTAGESHGPYLTAILEGMPAGLPLSPDDINRDLARRQAGYGSGGRMKIEQDAVEISAGVMAGRTTGGPIAFRIQNLDYAKWKDRLIEPMTIPRPGHADLTGAIKYGYRELRLALERASARETAARVAVGAVCRRLLAEFGIAVGSYVIEIGGVDATPPPDMPYPERLAMAETNDVRVAHPERVEAVRERIRQAMMERDTLGGVIEVVALGVPPGLGSHVHWDRRLDGRLAGALISVHAMKGVEIGPAFANARLSGTQVHDEIFLENGRLVRRTNRAGGFEGGITTGEPIVARVAMKPIATTLTPLRSVDLASGQPSTTDYERSDFCAVPRAGVILEAMTCFVLADALIEKLGGDSLDEMRPRFQALRQARLEDLVMDNEAWRFGYSVYSNDP
- the aroB gene encoding 3-dehydroquinate synthase, producing the protein MQIRQSEERNIILTGFMGTGKTSIGRLMAKRLRREFVDMDAVIEERTGRSIPQIFQEQGEEAFRAMERELCRELAARSGLVIATGGGALVSAENRALLGATGDIICLRASPDVIMARVGASANRPKLDGTDRRARIEALLDERAAAYNSIQLQLDTSELTLAEAVERALALLWGLTEARRLPVHAPGDHSYDIVLGEGILSRAGELLARRLAPSPVAIITHPVIGQHWAGLLTRALEAAGFCPTVVEIPAGEEHKTLDTVRFLYHRLLAAGLDRRSAVIALGGGVVGDIAGFVAATFLRGVPFVQIPTTLLSMVDASVGGKVGVDLPEGKNLVGAFKQPEMVLMDPLTLSTLPSEEFRAGLAEVVKHSVIGAPELFRQMEERTGPTSLTALIADAVRVKIEVVEEDPFEQGRRAVLNLGHTFGHALEQLSGYRMRHGEAVSIGMAAAARLAVHLGRCEVQTANRLIDLLDRLGLPVRIEGYSAEALYQAMGTDKKRAAGQLRFVIPEEIGRVVIADGVSREQAISALRAVGAS
- a CDS encoding NUDIX hydrolase encodes the protein MIPKWLEWAQKLQALAQSGLHYAQSPFEIERYEAIREIAIEIMAAHSDASLEGLRALFACEEGHATPKVDVRGAVFRDDAILLVKERVDGRWTLPGGWVDVGESPSEAVEREVFEESGYRTRAVKLLALYDRNKHDHPPHPFHIYKLFFRCELLGGEPTLSAETDGVGFFPEEALPELSMGRVTPAQIHRLFEHYRHPDWPTDFD
- a CDS encoding polyribonucleotide nucleotidyltransferase, yielding MNEPKRFTAQVAGHEIIIETGLLAPQAGGAVTVQSGESVVLCTATAAKGLRAESEDFFPLSVEFEERLYAAGRIPGSFMRREGRPSDEAILLCRLVDRPLRPLFPKGFRNEVQVILTALSADKETYLDILSIIGASAALMISDIPFLGPVGAVRVGYIDGQFVINPTASQMERSTLDLRLAGTEDAILMVEAGAHEIPEDVMLEAMRVGHAAMQDLIRVQKEMAATVGKPKMSYIAFEPSPEVEAAVRERAQARVEQILEQGLAKGERSEALDALLNELIEELGTTFDPVEINAVFEKVVKQIVRRRILDLGIRPDGRDAKTIRPVSCQVGLLPRVHGSGLFNRGLTQVLTIATLGTPSEAQTLDTLSPEETKRYLHHYNFPPYSTGEVWPLRGPKRREIGHGALAERALLPMIPPEDQFPYTIRLVSEVLSSNGSTSMASVCASTLALMDAGVPIKAPVAGVAMGLITDENGRYAILTDIQGIEDAMGDMDFKVAGTARGITALQMDIKIKGLSYEILEQALRQAREGRLFILDKMLQVIPEPRKQLSKYAPRIITIHIDPEKIGKVIGPGGKVIRKIQEEYDVKVDIEEDGTVFIAATDQMASESAVREIELLTEEVEVGKIYTGRVVRTEPYGAFVEILPGVDGMVHISQLADYRAPSVEDVVKVGDEIMVMVVDIDSTGKIRLSRQAVLEGWSPEEARERDRGIARGSRPSSVRVSAGRSSGRASGSSRPANTDSDRSRSRRR
- a CDS encoding AI-2E family transporter — protein: MSPRWSPLTKQIVTISGLVGLIWLISRFSQILGPLMMAIILAYFLNIPVRWLVRRTGWPRTGVVIGVYIAFLLLLILAPALLTPRVVTLVRSLAGLVAQLAQELGRLSLQPIQVMPGVQVEFARLYEQLSGAIQALLSPAATGALSLVFTIASSLLWLGFVLVVSFWLVKDYPLLIRYVTDRIPSEYRGELVRLGRELVMVWDGFVRGQLSVGIVVGLFLAVVLSLIGMPNGVALGLFAGLMELVPTIGPTVAGVLATLAAFFLGSTYLPLNNTWFALLVALIFILTFQLDSVFLIPRFVGRRVRLHPLVVFIGLIAGAQVAGVLGILLASPTIASLRVIVSYVIAKLLDREPFEPLPSPPDLAAQWRELLRERGIEVLLFDLDGTLVETDDVVVRTWARRVAPLKRMIPALEPERAVRWIVGRLEGPASLALLVLDRLAWDEQALDWAEWLTRQLARRPPEALVAVPGAVETIRHLRTRYRLGIVTTRRLADVKQFLRQEGLEECFEVIVARDTYPLLKPHPGPVLHAAQMLGVKAERCALVGDTMMDIAAAQAAGAVSIGVLSGFGQRDDLAQADLVVDSVFDLLDWMFMDGAQVSARPHSPEGANGLLS
- a CDS encoding glycosyltransferase family 39 protein; translated protein: MRDTSSIPLALSGQRSWGNLRAVVLLTLAGLVLRVARLGFQPLWWDEGYSVWFATHSLSEMAALTARDIHPPLYYALLHLWIVLWGPGPLVLRAMSVLIGALTIPIVYLVGRELAGPRVGLWAATLLAFNPLHIYYSQEVRMYGLVALWGIGATCYAARILGVTRVGETSSARSTWISYALLALAALYTQYYAALLPIGFTVYALWRWRRHPRPLIRWIGLQAIVTLGYLPWVLYAAPELIPYISQKVLVEADRPLGPLVYLARHLSVFAIGHVEGALRVLWPTGLLPLLPIAWWLWRRRGQMPGSQAVPLLLSTLATSLTFGFLLNLHYPFFPDRGERLLLLTAPLLWLMAAIALDDLWRERRWVAMAGGAGWAALAALSLATFYLVPRYPADDYRPLIEQVRQQGQPDDVVWCVFPWQVGYFRAYARPGDPLARLLPSEAWDEDVRAALDETLFLGRRIWLPEHLSLGGVLETHIESYLLGRADVYPTANVWYGPNTRLTLFTPAASPGIAGPQGNAPAEFGRVLRLHRSVVAPNIPRDPTRPELAQDPLRLQPEYDVIRVDLEWEVIGQVPKGLQVGLRLADEFGRTWSQRDSQPIGGSQPFELAQPGQRIWDRHGLMVPAGTPPGRYTVWLKVYTPEGGQALDLIGPDGRTQGIELALGQVDVWPPDRPLDPRHLPIAIRRAIDLDGGIRFLGYTLGQGPFEPGRTIPVNLFWQAQRDVDQEYLAFVQLLDDQQRLLAAWEGPPAHAFPTYEWQRGTLIRQPVELRLPATVPDGSHRLIAGMFRLSDRSRLSLARPRLSLRQASDHLVLGKALVRGRSHEYARPSPQHLLDVQVGSFARLIGYDLEAGHATPGGQIVLTLYWQAIGSADAEYTVFVHLLDAAGRFRGQMDAPPGNGMYPTTGWLVGEYLVDRHVLTLAADATPGPHLLEVGMYLPATNARLPIRDATGEPLGDRIVLSDTPVMVR
- the lepB gene encoding signal peptidase I; this translates as MMTIAREVAETVIPAVLIALIIQIFLAQATRVYGQSMEPNLHTDQRLVVEKLSYRFHAPRRGDIVVIRLPNQSNELLIKRVIGLPGETVEIRQGVVYINGKPLDEPYVTYRSHETLAPRVIPPLSVFVLGDNRSASNDSRVFGPVHRDNIVGRAWFSYWPPSLIGWVE